Below is a genomic region from Spartobacteria bacterium.
TGTTGAACCGTATATCTGCGCTTCATGTGCCCAATCAACAGAGTATTAAAGTAGCGCGCCTGTAGTAGCGGGTCAAGAATGAAGTAAATTGTTGGACTTACCCCATTTTTAGGCAAAGCCAGGCAACCATCCCTGAATCTTCACGCGTTGCAGTTTTGCATTTTTTCGGGCTGATGCGCGAGAGTAAGGCTCCGACACCATCGGCTAGGGCGTAGTAGCAGAATTCGGTAACTCACAAAATTCCGAGCTTCGGAAGAACATAGACGTAAATGAAGCGGTGTCATTTTGCGACTGCGTGGCTCGCAGGCCAAGGCTATACATCCTGAAACACCACATTTTTGTTGATTTTCATGGGTTTGTCAACAGGAAAACTATAGTAAGTCTGATTAATTATTTACTATTTGCACAATATCCTGCGTTGTGGCAAAGCATCACCCATGATAACTAAGGATAAACTTCGGCAGATTTTGAAAGCACGCTTGCGAGCAATGGATTCCGCGCAGCGTATAGCGATGAGTCACTGCCTCGCGGAACATGTGATTTCCTCCAGCTTTTTTTCTGACGCGCAGACCATCGGCCTGTATTTACCTTTACCATCAGAAGTCGATGTGACCTTACTTTGTGCTCAAGAAAAAAAATGGGTTGTTCCGGCAAGACTTCCACATGACGTGCTATATCAGTGGGTGGCATATCATCCGGATATGGAATTGGAAAAGGGGCCGGACAAGGTACTCCAACCAGTGCGACAGGTCGTTGTTAAACCGGAAACCATCGATACCGTTCTTGTTCCGGGGCTGGGATTTAGTGAGCGGGGTGAACGACTGGGCCGTGGTGGCGGTTTTTATGATCGTTTGCTGGCAGCGACTTCAGGGCTCAAAGTGGGTGTTGCGTATGAATGTCAAATCATGTCGGTGCTACCCGTAGAAAATCACGATATTATGATGGATTGTGTAGCAACGAATCTAAAGACGCGCTATACGTATTAGACGCCCCGTTTATTTTTTAATTACATGAAACACGCAGGAGGAACCCATGCTTCAGATACCATGGTGGCTGCCCACAGTGACAGCTTTTCTGGGTATTGTGCTGGGCTTTTTCTCGGGATATGTCATTCACTTGCTTCAAAAGCAGCTGAAAGATGTTCAGGCTGAAAAAGATTCACGAAATCTAATCACCGATGCCCGTCGGGAAGCAGAGCATATTGTCAAAGAGGCGAAGCTGCAGGCAAATTCGGAATTGCTGAAATGTCGTCATGATTTTGCCAAAGAAAAAGATGCGCAGCGGGATTATTATCGAACATTGGATGAACGTATTTCGGCCAGAGAAATAAGCCTTGACCACAAAGCGGACATATTGAACGCCAAGGAGGAAAAACTGGAATCCTATTCGAAAAAATTGGATACCCGCAACGAATCGCTCAACGATAAAAAGCTCGAATTGGAACAGCTGCATGCCGATGAGCTGGTTGCAATACAACGCGTGGCTGATCTTTCCAGCGACGAAGCACGAAGTCTATTACTCAAAAAAATAGAGGTAAAAATTCAGAGCGAATGCAACTGCATGATTCATCATATGATTGATGAAGCAAAAGAAACGGCGGAAATACGGGCGAGAGACATTATTACCCAGGCAATTCAGCGCTATGCCGCCAACCAGTCGAATGCTGTGACAACCTGCGCCCTTCAGCTATCAAGCGATGAAATGAAGGGACGTATTATCGGCAGGGATGGTCGTAATATCCGTTCCTTTGAAATGGCGACCGGGGTGGATTTACTAATCGATGAGACTCCCGGTTCCGTGGTTATTTCATCTTTCGACCCTGTTCGCAGGGAGGTGGCTCGTACGGCTCTTGAAAAACTTATCGAAGATGGCCGTATTCATCCCGCTCGTATTGAAGAGGTTGTATCGTCGGCACGAAATTCAGTGGCCGAATCAATTCAGCACGCTGGTGAAAAAGCGATTTATGAGCTGGGCCTGAGCACCGTAGATCCGGCCATTATGAATATGGTCGGCACACTGAAATTTCGACACAGCTATGGGCAGAATATCTTAGATCACTCCATGGAAATGGCGTATTTAATGGGCATGATGGCCGCTGAACTGAATATGGAGCAACAGACAGCCAGACGCATCGGCTTATTCCACGACATAGGCAAGGCCATGGATCACAAAATACAGGGTCCCCATGCGCAAATAGGTGCCCATTTCCTACGCCAACATGGTGAAAGTGATCTGGTTGTACAGTCTGTAGAAGCACATCATGGTGAAACGGATTACACCGGCCCTTATGCCGCTCTGGCGACAGCAGCTGACGCGATCACGGCATCCCGCCCGGGTGCGAGAACGGAAACGACGGAAATCTATCTGAAAAGACTTGCTGAGCTGGAAAAACTGGCGGAATCCTTTCATGGAGTCGATCACTGTTATGCCATTCAAGCCGGCCGAGAAATCCGAGTTATGGTACAGCCAAACGCTGTAGATGATAATGAATTACTGATGTTAGCCCGACGCATTGCCAAAGAAATCCACGAGCATATGGATTTTCCCGGCCAAATAAAAGTCACGGTTATCCGTGAGACCCGCTGCATCGAATATGCCCGTTAATTAAGGACTTAGGATTATGAAGATATTGATAGCAGGTGATGTCGTATCATCGCCCGGACGGGCGGCCATCGCCCGTTTTGTTACGGAAATGAAGTTGCGTGGCGAAATTGACATGGCCATCGTCAATGCAGAAAATGTGGCGGGCGGCAACGGGATTATTCCACGCCTGGGACAGGAGTTATTTGCTGCCGGAGCCGATGTGCTGACGCTGGGAGATCACACATGGGATAAAAAAGAGGCTGCCGATTACATCGGCAGTGAACAGCGTGTGGTTCGTCCAGCCAATTATCCGCCAGGTTGTCCGGGTCGCGGATGGTATATCCATCGCATGGGTACTTGTTCGGTCGCGGTGATCAGCTTGCTTGGCAGAACATTTATGCCGCCTCAAGATTGTCCTTTTCGGGTTGCTGATGCGATTCTTGCTCGACCGGATATTGCTCAGGCTGATATTCGCATTGTGGATTTTCATGCAGAAGCTACATCGGAAAAAAACGTCATGGGGTACTATTTGGATGGACGTGTTACGGCGGTCGTAGGGACGCACACTCATGTGCAGACCTCGGATGAAAAAATCCTCCCCAAAGGCACAGGCTATATCACGGATTTGGGAATGACCGGGCCGCTTTTATCGATTCTCGGGCGAGATATTGATGCGGTGACGCGCCGATTTGTCACAGGATTACCCACCCGTTTTGAAATTGCCAAAGGACCTGCCGTTATGGAGGGGGTCATTATTTCGATTGGTAAATCCAAGGGCCGCTGCAGCAGTATTAAGCGTATTCGAAAAAAACTGGATATGTAACGATGTCTGATGAGAATCGCAAAGTATACCGTGTTACAGAGCTGACGCGGCTGATTAAAAGCTTGCTGGAGAGTCAGTTTCGATCTGTCTGGCTGGAGGGTGAAATCTCCAATTTACGCCGTCCATCTTCGGGGCATCTGTATTTCACTCTGAAAGATGCCACCGCTCAAATGCGCATGGTCTTTTTTCGCGGGAGCCAGCAATATTGCACGGTTCAGGTCAAAGACGGCATGAAAGTACGAGTCTACGGCAATGTCAGTATTTATGAACAGAGCGGTGATTATCAATTATTGGTAAGAACGCTGGAAGAGGCCGGCAAAGGTACGCTGCAGGAGCAATTTGAGAAACTGAAGCTTAAACTGTCGCATGAAGGTCTGTTTGATCCTTCGCGAAAGAAACCGCTGCCGATTTTACCGCGATGTGTCGGCATCGTCACGTCACCCACCGGAGCCGCCATCCGCGATATTTTCAATATACTTGAAAGGCGATTTCCCAATATTCACTTAATCGTGTCTCCGGCCAAAGTGCAGGGACCGGGTGCAGCGGAAGAAATCGCCAACGCTATACGTATGCTGAATCGTCATGGCCGGGCTGACGTCATGATTATCGGGCGCGGTGGAGGATCCATCGAAGATCTCTGGTGTTTTAACGAGGAAGTGGTCGCACGCGCCATTGCCGCCTCCCGTATACCGATTATTTCCGGCGTAGGCCATGAGATTGATTTTACGATCAGCGATTTTACTGCTGATTTACGCGCGCCAACCCCATCAGCCGCAGCGGAACTGGTGGTAGGCCGCAAAGACCAGTTTGAAGAGACATTACAAACCTTTGAAAGGCATTTTGCATCGTTAATGCAATCTGCATTGCAACAGGCTGAAGCACGCCTTGTGCAGGCGGCCAGCAGTTACGTTTTTAAGGAGCCCGCCCATCTGATTGGACGGTATGCACAGCGGTTAGATAATCTGGAATTGCGCATGGTTCAATGTCTGCGCACGACACTGCAACAACGAACGCTCCGCTTGCAGCGCGTGGCCGGCAGTCGTATTTTTTCCGAGCCCGCCCGCCGCATTCAGGATGAACGCATCCGTGTTCAGCGATTGCAGGAACGTTTGGCGAGGGCCGCCGAAAATGCTGTCAACAACGCACAAAACCAATTGCAGAAACAACAAATAAAATTGACGTCACTCAGCCCGTTTGCTGTTTTAAAGCGTGGTTACAGCATTGTCTCTTGCGGTGATAAAATTATTCGACGAGCGGATGAAGTTCATCCCGGCGACACCATGAAAATAAGCCTTGCGCAAGGTGCGGTACACGCCCTTGTTGATCACATAGAATTAGAGGAATCCAAATCATGACAACGAACAATCCACAAACTGAAGCCTCATTTGAAGAGGCACTCCACCGACTTGAATCGATTGTATCCGAAATGGAACGCGGTGAATTAACACTGGAAACAATGGCTAATCGCTATGAAGAGGGCGTGAAACTGGTAGATATCTGCGAAAAGAAACTAAATGCGGTGCAGAAAAAAATTGAAAAACTTGTAGAAAAAGACGACGGCACACTGGATACGACTCCTTTCTAAGGGAGTTCGTCGAAAGGAAAGAAAGGATCGTTTGGTGAAGTATTTTATTCATTCGCTCGCTATTCTGGCGATCTGCTGTTTTTGTGGCTGCAGTTCATTTATCGATCACCGTCAGGTGAGCCGCCGCCCGCATTATGGAAATGGAAAGAAGTTCAAACCGGTCATTGCCGTCGATACATTTGAAAACAGGGCGGGATTCTCCGGACAGTGGGATCTGGGATCTGGTATGTCGGACATGCTGACCACCGCATTGCTTGATAGCGGGGAAGTTATCATTGTTGAGCGCAAACAGGTCGATTCTGTTATCTCTGAAATTATGCGACAGGGTGCCGACTTGTTCCGTAAAGAAGGCCGCGTCACACGTGGACGCCTCATGAATGCGCACTATCTCATTTCCGGAGTCATTACAGACTTTACTGTTACGGGCGATTCCTCGGGATGGTTCGGCTACAGTAACAAAGCAAAAATCGGGGGTGGGGGAAGTAAATCTAAGGTCAGCCTGAACTTGAAGTTGACGGACATCGAATCGGGAGAAGTCATCGGTTCAGCGGCGGCGGAAGGTGCTGCGTCATCCGGATGGTTTGCTGCCGATGTAAACTACAAGCAATTATCTCTTGGTGGAAAAACCTTCTTCCGCACGCCGTTGGGGCGAGCCACAACACAGGCGATTAACAGAGCTCTGGATGATATTCTCCATCTACTGCCTCAGGAATACTGGATTCCGCGCGTTGCTGATCTTGGCGTCGATATGGTGATTATTAATGGAGGAGACAACGTTGGCGTAAGGGTCGGGGACTTATTCACCGTACGTGAAAAAGGACGGGATATTACTGATCCCGCAACAGGGAATGTGATCGAGCACGTCCCCGGCAATGCAAAAGGACTGATACGTGTCGTTGAGATCAAAGCTCTGGCGGCACATGCTTATATCGAACGGGGCTCGGCCTCGCGAGGGGACTATCTGGAGGCTGTGAACTGATATGATTTGTTTTGTTGAAGGTATTCTAGAGGAAAAAACGCCGGCACGCATTATTATTAATGCCGGCGGCATTGGTTACGAAGTGTTTATCCCCTTAAGCAGTTATGATCGATTACCTCTCAAAGGCCAATCCTGTCGCGTACTGACGCATCACCATATCCGTGAAGATGCGCATATTCTTTTCGGTTTTACGTCGAGTAATGAAAAGGATTTGTTTGAGCGGCTCATTGCTATCAGCGGTATTGGTCCTAAATTGGCACTGAGTATTTTGAGCGGCATGAATGTGCGCGATTTTAAATCATCCATTCTCAACGGCGACGTCAAACGGCTCAGCTCTATTTCTGGCATAGGCAAGCGCATGGCAGAACGACTGATTGTTGAAATGAAGGGTAAAATTACTGCGGCAGAAGCACTTGAAGTGAGTTCTAATTCTGGTGACGCCAGTTCGGATCATCGCAGTAAAGACGCCGTTCTCGCGCTTGTTTCCCTCGGATATAAACAAGTCGATGCCGTAAAAATGATTCACAAAATACAGCCAAAAATATCAGAATCAACGACAGTTGAAGACCTGATTCGTATGGCTCTGGTTGGTTAATATGCACAACACTCCAAATGAGCAGCCGCGACTCATTACTGAAAGCCATCCGCATTATGATCAGCTGGCCCAGCGTGTGGGGCCCATGCATCTGCGACTCCGGCTGGGCATCGAATCCGACCACGTTTCAGAAATGTTTGGTCAAGGAATCAATCTCTTTCATTTTGAGAACATGCAGGGACTTCATTACATGATCAAATTGTTCCTTAAATCGACGTTTTTATATCAGCGGGGTAAACGCAACGCGCTCAATCTACAAATACATCAGCAAGAGATTGTTTCACCGAGAATCCCCTCCCTGTTCGACGGATTTCGCATTCTTCACTGCTCTGATCTTCACATAGATATGAATAACCAGCTTGAAGAAGTTTTAATCAGACAGCTTG
It encodes:
- a CDS encoding 5-formyltetrahydrofolate cyclo-ligase translates to MITKDKLRQILKARLRAMDSAQRIAMSHCLAEHVISSSFFSDAQTIGLYLPLPSEVDVTLLCAQEKKWVVPARLPHDVLYQWVAYHPDMELEKGPDKVLQPVRQVVVKPETIDTVLVPGLGFSERGERLGRGGGFYDRLLAATSGLKVGVAYECQIMSVLPVENHDIMMDCVATNLKTRYTY
- the rny gene encoding ribonuclease Y, giving the protein MLQIPWWLPTVTAFLGIVLGFFSGYVIHLLQKQLKDVQAEKDSRNLITDARREAEHIVKEAKLQANSELLKCRHDFAKEKDAQRDYYRTLDERISAREISLDHKADILNAKEEKLESYSKKLDTRNESLNDKKLELEQLHADELVAIQRVADLSSDEARSLLLKKIEVKIQSECNCMIHHMIDEAKETAEIRARDIITQAIQRYAANQSNAVTTCALQLSSDEMKGRIIGRDGRNIRSFEMATGVDLLIDETPGSVVISSFDPVRREVARTALEKLIEDGRIHPARIEEVVSSARNSVAESIQHAGEKAIYELGLSTVDPAIMNMVGTLKFRHSYGQNILDHSMEMAYLMGMMAAELNMEQQTARRIGLFHDIGKAMDHKIQGPHAQIGAHFLRQHGESDLVVQSVEAHHGETDYTGPYAALATAADAITASRPGARTETTEIYLKRLAELEKLAESFHGVDHCYAIQAGREIRVMVQPNAVDDNELLMLARRIAKEIHEHMDFPGQIKVTVIRETRCIEYAR
- a CDS encoding TIGR00282 family metallophosphoesterase, with translation MKILIAGDVVSSPGRAAIARFVTEMKLRGEIDMAIVNAENVAGGNGIIPRLGQELFAAGADVLTLGDHTWDKKEAADYIGSEQRVVRPANYPPGCPGRGWYIHRMGTCSVAVISLLGRTFMPPQDCPFRVADAILARPDIAQADIRIVDFHAEATSEKNVMGYYLDGRVTAVVGTHTHVQTSDEKILPKGTGYITDLGMTGPLLSILGRDIDAVTRRFVTGLPTRFEIAKGPAVMEGVIISIGKSKGRCSSIKRIRKKLDM
- a CDS encoding exodeoxyribonuclease VII large subunit; protein product: MSDENRKVYRVTELTRLIKSLLESQFRSVWLEGEISNLRRPSSGHLYFTLKDATAQMRMVFFRGSQQYCTVQVKDGMKVRVYGNVSIYEQSGDYQLLVRTLEEAGKGTLQEQFEKLKLKLSHEGLFDPSRKKPLPILPRCVGIVTSPTGAAIRDIFNILERRFPNIHLIVSPAKVQGPGAAEEIANAIRMLNRHGRADVMIIGRGGGSIEDLWCFNEEVVARAIAASRIPIISGVGHEIDFTISDFTADLRAPTPSAAAELVVGRKDQFEETLQTFERHFASLMQSALQQAEARLVQAASSYVFKEPAHLIGRYAQRLDNLELRMVQCLRTTLQQRTLRLQRVAGSRIFSEPARRIQDERIRVQRLQERLARAAENAVNNAQNQLQKQQIKLTSLSPFAVLKRGYSIVSCGDKIIRRADEVHPGDTMKISLAQGAVHALVDHIELEESKS
- a CDS encoding exodeoxyribonuclease VII small subunit, producing the protein MTTNNPQTEASFEEALHRLESIVSEMERGELTLETMANRYEEGVKLVDICEKKLNAVQKKIEKLVEKDDGTLDTTPF
- the ruvA gene encoding Holliday junction branch migration protein RuvA encodes the protein MICFVEGILEEKTPARIIINAGGIGYEVFIPLSSYDRLPLKGQSCRVLTHHHIREDAHILFGFTSSNEKDLFERLIAISGIGPKLALSILSGMNVRDFKSSILNGDVKRLSSISGIGKRMAERLIVEMKGKITAAEALEVSSNSGDASSDHRSKDAVLALVSLGYKQVDAVKMIHKIQPKISESTTVEDLIRMALVG